Proteins co-encoded in one bacterium genomic window:
- a CDS encoding thiamine pyrophosphate-dependent enzyme translates to MIPLATMAENTWCPGCGNFGILNAFKRAVARLESEGVDRSRFFISAGIGCHGKIFDYLALSGLYSIHGREIAAVQGMKLANTDLFVVAFGGDGDSFGEGIAHLLFAAKRNADMTMIVHDNGVYGLTTGQYTPTSRRGFKGPSTPAGSVEDPIDPLTLMLVAGATFVARGYSGKVEQLADLMARAIEHRGFAFIDVLQPCVTFNDAYKKYNAETEPATHDPKDLVAAMAAAARRDRLPLGVIYETEKPVFHRELMGEHNPARDRLGRAQRLERIACAFDTRGPAMP, encoded by the coding sequence TTGATACCACTCGCCACCATGGCCGAGAATACATGGTGCCCCGGCTGCGGCAACTTCGGTATCCTGAACGCCTTCAAGCGCGCGGTGGCCCGGCTCGAGTCGGAGGGAGTGGACCGAAGCCGGTTCTTCATCTCGGCCGGCATCGGCTGCCACGGCAAGATATTCGACTACCTTGCCTTGTCCGGGCTCTACTCCATCCACGGTCGGGAAATCGCCGCGGTGCAGGGCATGAAGCTCGCGAACACGGACCTCTTCGTGGTTGCGTTCGGCGGCGACGGCGACTCGTTCGGCGAGGGTATCGCTCATCTCCTGTTCGCGGCCAAGCGCAACGCGGACATGACGATGATCGTTCATGACAACGGCGTCTACGGACTCACGACCGGGCAATACACGCCGACGAGCCGGCGCGGGTTCAAAGGCCCGTCCACGCCCGCAGGCTCGGTCGAAGACCCGATTGACCCGCTGACCCTGATGCTCGTGGCCGGCGCGACCTTTGTCGCTCGCGGGTACTCGGGCAAGGTCGAGCAACTCGCTGACCTGATGGCACGGGCCATAGAGCACCGTGGGTTCGCGTTCATCGACGTGCTGCAACCCTGTGTTACGTTCAACGACGCGTACAAGAAGTACAACGCCGAGACAGAGCCGGCGACGCACGACCCGAAGGACCTTGTCGCGGCGATGGCTGCCGCCGCAAGGCGCGACCGGTTGCCGCTCGGCGTTATCTACGAGACCGAGAAACCGGTCTTCCACCGGGAACTCATGGGTGAACATAACCCGGCAAGGGACCGGCTGGGTCGCGCGCAGCGCCTTGAACGTATCGCCTGCGCCTTTGACACGCGCGGCCCCGCGATGCCATGA
- a CDS encoding 2-oxoacid:acceptor oxidoreductase subunit alpha, translating to MAGDVFTLIAGGKAGYGIRKAGSVAARLFARMGRSVFQMDEYPSLIRGGHNFCAVSTAAGPLTSNYMKADLVVCLDQRSVDTHQGHLSERGVMVLDDKANATSNADRRTSNSGLPAFVSLPFSSTARQYSEPDLITGVGVAAVLAAAIGMSEDELTKLIGQEYRRGTEENTAYARTIFNAALPVLAGRFKLEGGDKERPLLSGNEAIALGAVAAGLDIFFAYPMTPASSILTFLAGKAREFGIVAVHPENEIAVMNMAIGAATAGARAMVASSGGGFALMQEALSLAGMAEVPLLCLLSSRPGPSTGLPTYTSQGDLNFALNQGHGEFPRVVASPGSVEEAYLLAAELMSLAWEFQTPTILLTEKHLSECHVTVELDTGKAAWAEQVAAAPGPYHRYLDAPTGVSPLAFPPWAELIKWNSYEHDEDGFTTEDAGISTRMSDKRRRKGESLSDHVRTLRTVNTFGDRGPVIMTYGSTTLSVLEALRCGGIGATVVQPVYLEPFPAWELSRYAGQEVTVVEQSSTGLFAALLKEKAGITASRVIKRYDGRPFAPEELAAELMEAH from the coding sequence ATGGCAGGTGACGTCTTCACGCTGATTGCCGGCGGCAAGGCCGGCTATGGCATCCGGAAGGCCGGTTCGGTTGCGGCCCGGCTCTTTGCCCGGATGGGCAGGAGCGTCTTCCAGATGGATGAATACCCGAGCCTGATCCGCGGCGGGCATAACTTCTGCGCGGTCTCGACCGCGGCCGGTCCGCTTACCAGCAACTACATGAAGGCCGACCTCGTTGTCTGCCTCGACCAGCGCTCAGTCGATACGCACCAGGGACACCTGAGTGAACGCGGAGTGATGGTTCTCGACGACAAGGCCAATGCAACGTCGAACGCCGACCGCCGAACGTCGAACTCCGGGCTTCCCGCTTTCGTGAGCCTGCCTTTTTCTTCCACGGCCAGGCAGTACTCGGAGCCCGACCTCATCACCGGCGTCGGCGTAGCCGCGGTACTGGCCGCCGCCATCGGGATGTCGGAAGATGAGTTGACGAAGCTCATCGGGCAGGAGTACCGTCGCGGCACGGAGGAGAACACCGCCTACGCGCGAACCATCTTCAACGCAGCTCTGCCGGTGCTCGCCGGCCGGTTCAAATTGGAAGGCGGGGACAAGGAACGGCCGCTGCTTTCCGGCAACGAGGCAATTGCGCTGGGCGCGGTTGCGGCCGGGCTCGACATCTTCTTCGCCTACCCGATGACCCCGGCGTCGTCCATTCTCACCTTCCTGGCCGGCAAGGCCAGGGAGTTCGGAATCGTAGCCGTCCATCCCGAGAACGAAATCGCGGTGATGAACATGGCAATCGGTGCGGCCACGGCCGGCGCCCGCGCGATGGTGGCATCGAGCGGGGGCGGGTTCGCGCTGATGCAGGAGGCGTTATCGCTCGCCGGGATGGCCGAAGTACCGCTGCTATGCCTGCTGTCCTCGCGGCCCGGACCTTCGACCGGCCTGCCCACTTACACTTCACAGGGAGACTTGAACTTCGCGCTTAACCAGGGACACGGCGAATTCCCGCGCGTGGTAGCCTCGCCGGGCAGCGTCGAAGAGGCATATCTGCTCGCGGCGGAACTGATGAGCCTTGCCTGGGAGTTCCAGACCCCGACGATACTCCTGACTGAGAAGCATCTATCCGAATGCCACGTCACGGTCGAACTGGACACGGGCAAGGCGGCCTGGGCCGAGCAGGTCGCCGCAGCGCCCGGCCCGTACCATCGCTACCTTGACGCGCCGACCGGGGTCTCACCTCTCGCTTTCCCGCCCTGGGCCGAGCTCATCAAGTGGAACAGCTATGAGCACGATGAAGACGGGTTCACGACCGAGGACGCAGGTATCTCCACCCGGATGTCGGACAAGCGCCGCCGCAAGGGCGAGAGCCTTTCGGACCATGTCCGGACCCTGCGTACGGTGAACACCTTTGGCGACCGGGGGCCGGTCATCATGACCTACGGTTCCACGACCCTGAGCGTGCTTGAGGCCTTACGCTGCGGCGGAATCGGGGCGACCGTGGTGCAGCCTGTCTACCTTGAGCCATTTCCGGCGTGGGAGCTTTCCCGGTACGCGGGGCAGGAGGTGACCGTGGTCGAGCAGAGCTCGACCGGGCTCTTTGCCGCGCTGCTGAAGGAGAAGGCGGGTATCACGGCGTCGCGGGTAATCAAGCGCTACGACGGGCGTCCGTTCGCGCCTGAAGAGCTCGCCGCCGAGCTGATGGAGGCCCATTGA